Genomic DNA from Arachis ipaensis cultivar K30076 unplaced genomic scaffold, Araip1.1 Aipa342, whole genome shotgun sequence:
GACCAGGTAACCTAGCATCCTCACCCATTAGTACCTAGCTTCCCTTCGCTCACGTCCGAATCCATCATTGTTGGATCGATATCCAGTTCCACCAGCGGCGGAGACAGTTGGATAGGCCCCCCTAGCAGTTGCTTCAGCTAACAAATTGGAATAGGTACAACTGGTAAAGCTACTAAATCGACTTGAGCAAGGGATGCTGGCTCTAGAACGGAGGGAAAACCGCAATAGTTCAAATCAATCGGTAGATGAAGAATTCATTGTCAAAGCATAGCCTCTTTATTTATATGGACGTTGCCTGCCTGGGTTGAACAAAAAATCCCTATTCCGGAGTCATCGATAGAATATCCAGGGCCTAttcctttcttactttttttATGCCAATGTTGGTGACTGGAGATAACTCTCTTCAATTATTCCTGGGATGGGAGGGAGTAGGCTTGGCTTGAAGGCCCTTATGTTTTAGGCGAGAGAGGGACCGAAGTAAGACAGTGAAAGAGAGGGACTTCCTTCTTTCACGTACTGAAAGGAAGGCCTTTCTCATAGNNNNNNNNNNNNNNNNNNNNNNNNNNNNNNNNNNNNNNNNNNNNNNNNNNNNNNNNNNNNNNNNNNNNNNNNNNNNNNNNNNNNNNNNNNNNNNNNNNNNNNNNNNNNNNNNNNNNNNNNNNNNNNNNNNNNNNNNNNNNNNNNNNNNNNNNNNNNNNNNNNNNNNNNNNNNNNNNNNNNNNNNNNNNNNNNNNNNNNNNNNNNNNNNNNNNNNNNNNNNNNNNNNNNNNNNNNNNNNNNNNNNNNNNNNNNNNNNNNNNNNNNNNNNNNNNNNNNNNNNNNNNNNNNNNNNNNNNNNNNNNNNNNNNNNNNNNNNNNNNNNNNNNNNNNNNNNNNNNNNNNNNNNNNNNNNNNNNNNNNNNNNNNNNNNNNNNNNNNNNNNNNNNNNNNNNNNNNNNNNNNNNNNNNNNNNNNNNNNNNNNNNNNNNNNNNNNNNNNNNNNNNNNNNNNNNNNNNNNNNNNNNNNNNNNNNNNNNNNNNNNNNNNNNNNNNNNNNNNNNNNNNNNNNNNNNNNNNNNNNNNNNNNNNNNNNNNNNNNNNNNNNNNNNNNNNNNNNNNNNNNNNNNNNNNNNNNNNNNNNNNNNNNNNNNNNNNNNNNNNNNNNNNNNNNNNNNNNNNNNNNNNNNNNNNNNNNNNNNNNNNNNNNNNNNNNNNNNNNNNNNNNNNNNNNNNNNNNNNNNNNNNNNNNNNNNNNNNNNNNNNNNNNNNNNNNNNNNNNNNNNNNNNNNNNNNNNNNNNNNNNNNNNNNNNNNNNNNNNNNNNNNNNNNNNNNNNNNNNNNNNNNNNNNNNNNNNNNNNNNNNNNNNNNNNNNNNNNNNNNNNNNNNNNNNNNNNNNNNNNNNNNNNNNNNNNNNNNNNNNNNNNNNNNNNNNNNNNNNNNNNNNNNNNNNNNNNNNNNNNNNNNNNNNNNNNNNNNNNNNNNNNNNNNNNNNNNNNNNNNNNNNNNNNNNNNNNNNNNNNNNNNNNNNNNNNNNNNNNNNNNNNNNNNNNNNNNNNNNNNNNNNNNNNNNNNNNNNNNNNNNNNNNNNNNNNNNNNNNNNNNNNNNNNNNNNNNNNNNNNNNNNNNNNNNNNNNNNNNNNNNNNNNNNNNNNNNNNNNNNNNNNNNNNNNNNNNNNNNNNNNNNNNNNNNNNNNNNNNNNNNNNNNNNNNNNNNNNNNNNNNNNNNNNNNNNNNNNNNNNNNNNNNNNNNNNNNNNNNNNNNNNNNNNNNNNNNNNNNNNNNNNNNNNNNNNNNNNNNNNNNNNNNNNNNNNNNNNNNNNNNNNNNNNNNNNNNNNNNNNNNNNNNNNNNNNNNNNNNNNNNNNNNNNNNNNNNNNNNNNNNNNNNNNNNNNNNNNNNNNNNNNNNNNNNNNNNNNNNNNNNNNNNNNNNNNNNNNNNNNNNNNNNNNNNNNNNNNNNNNNNNNNNNNNNNNNNNNNNNNNNNNNNNNNNNNNNNNNNNNNNNNNNNNNNNNNNNNNNNNNNNNNNNNNNNNNNNNNNNNNNNNNNNNNNNNNNNNNNNNNNNNNNNNNNNNNNNNNNNNNNNNNNNNNNNNNNNNNNNNNNNNNNNNNNNNNNNNNNNNNNNNNNNNNNNNNNNNNNNNNNNNNNNNNNNNNNNNNNNNNNNNNNNNNNNNNNNNNNNNNNNNNNNNNNNNNNNNNNNNNNNNNNNNNNNNNNNNNNNNNNNNNNNNNNNNNNNNNNNNNNNNNNNNNNNNNNNNNNNNNNNNNNNNNNNNNNNNNNNNNNNNNNNNNNNNNNNNNNNNNNNNNNNNNNNNNNNNNNNNNNNNNNNNNNNNNNNNNNNNNNNNNNNNNNNNNNNNNNNNNNNNNNNNNNNNNNNNNNNNNNNNNNNNNNNNNNNNNNNNNNNNNNNNNNNNNNNNNNNNNNNNNNNNNNNNNNNNNNNNNNNNNNNNNNNNNNNNNNNNNNNNNNNNNNNNNNNNNNNNNNNNNNNNNNNNNNNNNNNNNNNNNNNNNNNNNNNNNNNNNNNNNNNNNNNNNNNNNNNNNNNNNNNNNNNNNNNNNNNNNNNNNNNNNNNNNNNNNNNNNNNNNNNNNNNNNNNNNNNNNNNNNNNNNNNNNNNNNNNNNNNNNNNNNNNNNNNNNNNNNNNNNNNNNNNNNNNNNNNNNNNNNNNNNNNNNNNNNNNNNNNNNNNNNNNNNNNNNNNNNNNNNNNNNNNNNNNNNNNNNNNNNNNNNNNNNNNNNNNNNNNNNNNNNNNNNNNNNNNNNNNNNNNNNNNNNNNNNNNNNNNNNNNNNNNNNNNNNNNNNNNNNNNNNNNNNNNNNNNNNNNNNNNNNNNNNNNNNNNNNNNNNNNNNNNNNNNNNNNNNNNNNNNNNNNNNNNNNNNNNNNNNNNNNNNNNNNNNNNNNNNNNNNNNNNNNNNNNNNNNNNNNNNNNNNNNNNNNNNNNNNNNNNNNNNNNNNNNNNNNNNNNNNNNNNNNNNNNNNNNNNNNNNNNNNNNNNNNNNNNNNNNNNNNNNNNNNNNNNNNNNNNNNNNNNNNNNNNNNNNNNNNNNNNNNNNNNNNNNNNNNNNNNNNNNNNNNNNNNNNNNNNNNNNNNNNNNNNNNNNNNNNNNNNNNNNNNNNNNNNNNNNNNNNNNNNNNNNNNNNNNNNNNNNNNNNNNNNNNNNNNNNNNNNNNNNNNNNNNNNNNNNNNNNNNNNNNNNNNNNNNNNNNNNNNNNNNNNNNNNNNNNNNNNNNNNNNNNNNNNNNNNNNNNNNNNNNNNNNNNNNNNNNNNNNNNNNNNNNNNNNNNNNNNNNNNNNNNNNNNNNNNNNNNNNNNNNNNNNNNNNNNNNNNNNNNNNNNNNNNNNNNNNNNNNNNNNNNNNNNNNNNNNNNNNNNNNNNNNNNNNNNNNNNNNNNNNNNNNNNNNNNNNNNNNNNNNNNNNNNNNNNNNNNNNNNNNNNNNNNNNNNNNNNNNNNNNNNNNNNNNNNNNNNNNNNNNNNNNNNNNNNNNNNNNNNNNNNNNNNNNNNNNNNNNNNNNNNNNNNNNNNNNNNNNNNNNNNNNNNNNNNNNNNNNNNNNNNNNNNNNNNNNNNNNNNNNNNNNNNNNNNNNNNNNNNNNNNNNNNNNNNNNNNNNNNNNNNNNNNNNNNNNNNNNNNNNNNNNNNNNNNNNNNNNNNNNNNNNNNNNNNNNNNNNNNNNNNNNNNNNNNNNNNNNNNNNNNNNNNNNNNNNNNNNNNNNNNNNNNNNNNNNNNNNNNNNNNNNNNNNNNNNNNNNNNNNNNNNNNNNNNNNNNNNNNNNNNNNNNNNNNNNNNNNNNNNNNNNNNNNNNNNNNNNNNNNNNNNNNNNNNNNNNNNNNNNNNNNNNNNNNNNNNNNNNNNNNNNNNNNNNNNNNNNNNNNNNNNNNNNNNNNNNNNNNNNNNNNNNNNNNNNNNNNNNNNNNNNNNNNNNNNNNNNNNNNNNNNNNNNNNNNNNNNNNNNNNNNNNNNNNNNNNNNNNNNNNNNNNNNNNNNNNNNNNNNNNNNNNNNNNNNNNNNNNNNNNNNNNNNNNNNNNNNNNNNNNNNNNNNNNNNNNNNNNNNNNNNNNNNNNNNNNNNNNNNNNNNNNNNNNNNNNNNNNNNNNNNNNNNNNNNNNNNNNNNNNNNNNNNNNNNNNNNNNNNNNNNNNNNNNNNNNNNNNNNNNNNNNNNNNNNNNNNNNNNNNNNNNNNNNNNNNNNNNNNNNNNNNNNNNNNNNNNNNNNNNNNNNNNNNNNNNNNNNNNNNNNNNNNNNNNNNNNNNNNNNNNNNNNNNNNNNNNNNNNNNNNNNNNNNNNNNNNNNNNNNNNNNNNNNNNNNNNNNNNNNNNNNNNNNNNNNNNNNNNNNNNNNNNNNNNNNNNNNNNNNNNNNNNNNNNNNNNNNNNNNNNNNNNNNNNNNNNNNNNNNNNNNNNNNNNNNNNNNNNNNNNNNNNNNNNNNNNNNNNNNNNNNNNNNNNNNNNNNNNNNNNNNNNNNNNNNNNNNNNNNNNNNNNNNNNNNNNNNNNNNNNNNNNNNNNNNNNNNNNNNNNNNNNNNNNNNNNNNNNNNNNNNNNNNNNNNNNNNNNNNNNNNNNNNNNNNNNNNNNNNNNNNNNNNNNNNNNNNNNNNNNNNNNNNNNNNNNNNNNNNNNNNNNNNNNNNNNNNNNNNNNNNNNNNNNNNNNNNNNNNNNNNNNNNNNNNNNNNNNNNNNNNNNNNNNNNNNNNNNNNNNNNNNNNNNNNNNNNNNNNNNNNNNNNNNNNNNNNNNNNNNNNNNNNNNNNNNNNNNNNNNNNNNNNNNNNNNNNNNNNNNNNNNNNNNNNNNNNNNNNNNNNNNNNNNNNNNNNNNNNNNNNNNNNNNNNNNNNNNNNNNNNNNNNNNNNNNNNNNNNNNNNNNNNNNNNNNNNNNNNNNNNNNNNNNNNNNNNNNNNNNNNNNNNNNTGTCTCATCGTTGGCCCTGTTGAATGCGCATCATCCCTATGGTATGGGGCGATTGCCGTTCAACTCAAGTATCAGTGTCGGCGATTTTCAACGATCTCTCGGCTTGCTGGTGCGGGTTTTAGGACACTTTCCGAGCTCAACCATACCCGTAGCTTAAAGATCGAAAGGTACGAAGTATCATTTCTGGCTGGTCAGCCACTCGGCTATTACGGCTCCTGGGCGCTGTTCTCCCTATCCCATCACTTTGTGATGTGGCTAGCGGCTAAAATGGCGTACCCGAACAGGGTGACCCCATTTAAGGACTACGCTATCCTCGGTGATGATGTTCTCATCACTGATGGTAACGTTGCGTCGCATTACCGGGAGATCCTTAGTAAGCTGGGCGTTCAGATATCTGGATATCTGATAGTAAGTCAATTACATCACATACTGGATGCATTGAGTTTGCTAAGCGATTTTGGGTGAAAGGAATGCAGGTCGATTTGACCCCTATTTCCGTAAGGGCCCTAACCGGAGTGAACAGCTCAATTGGTCTGTGTGNNNNNNNNNNNNNNNNNNNNNNNNNNNNNNNNNNNNNNNNNNNNNNNNNNNNNNNNNNNNNNNNNNNNNNNNNNNNNNNNNNNNNNNNNNNNNNNNNNNNNNNNNNNNNNNNNNNNNNNNNNNNNNNNNNNNNNNNNNNNNNNNNNNNNNNNNNNNNNNNNNNNNNNNNNNNNNNNNNNNNNNNNNNNNNNNNNNNNNNNNNNNNNNNNNNNNNNNNNNNNNNNNNNNNNNNNNNNNNNNNNNNNNNNNNNNNNNNNNNNNNNNNNNNNNNNNNNNNNNNNNNNNNNNNNNNNNNNNNNNNNNNNNNNNNNNNNNNNNNNNNNNNNNNNNNNNNNNNNNNNNNNNNNNNNNNNNNNNNNNNNNNNNNNNNNNNNNNNNNNNNNNNNNNNNNNNNNNNNNNNNNNNNNNNNNNNNNNNNNNNNNNNNNNNNNNNNNNNNNNNNNNNNNNNNNNNNNNNNNNNNNNNNNNNNNNNNNNNNNNNNNNNNNNNNNNNNNNNNNNNNNNNNNNNNNNNNNNNNNNNNNNNNNNNNNNNNNNNNNNNNNNNNNNNNNNNNNNNNNNNNNNNNNNNNNNNNNNNNNNNNNNNNNNNNNNNNNNNNNNNNNNNNNNNNNNNNNNNNNNNNNNNNNNNNNNNNNNNNNNNNNNNNNNNNNNNNNNNNNNNNNNNNNNNNNNNNNNNNNNNNNNNNNNNNNNNNNNNNNNNNNNNNNNNNNNNNNNNNNNNNNNNNNNNNNNNNNNNNNNNNNNNNNNNNNNNNNNNNNNNNNNNNNNNNNNNNNNNNNNNNNNNNNNNNNNNNNNNNNNNNNNNNNNNNNNNNNNNNNNNNNNNNNNNNNNNNNNNNNNNNNNNNNNNNNNNNNNNNNNNNNNNNNNNNNNNNNNNNNNNNNNNNNNNNNNNNNNNNNNNNNNNNNNNNNNNNNNNNNNNNNNNNNNNNNNNNNNNNNNNNNNNNNNNNNNNNNNNNNNNNNNNNNNNNNNNNNNNNNNNNNNNNNNNNNNNNNNNNNNNNNNNNNNNNNNNNNNNNNNNNNNNNNNNNNNNNNNNNNNNNNNNNNNNNNNNNNNNNNNNNNNNNNNNNNNNNNNNNNNNNNNNNNNNNNNNNNNNNNNNNNNNNNNNNNNNNNNNNNNNNNNNNNNNNNNNNNNNNNNNNNNNNNNNNNNNNNNNNNNNNNNNNNNNNNNNNNNNNNNNNNNNNNNNNNNNNNNNNNNNNNNNNNNNNNNNNNNNNNNNNNNNNNNNNNNNNNNNNNNNNNNNNNNNNNNNNNNNNNNNNNNNNNNNNNNNNNNNNNNNNNNNNNNNNNNNNNNNNNNNNNNNNNNNNNNNNNNNNNNNNNNNNNNNNNNNNNNNNNNNNNNNNNNNNNNNNNNNNNNNNNNNNNNNNNNNNNNNNNNNNNNNNNNNNNNNNNNNNNNNNNNNNNNNNNNNNNNNNNNNNNNNNNNNNNNNNNNNNNNNNNNNNNNNNNNNNNNNNNNNNNNNNNNNNNNNNNNNNNNNNNNNNNNNNNNNNNNNNNNNNNNNNNNNNNNNNNNNNNNNNNNNNNNNNNNNNNNNNNNNNNNNNNNNNNNNNNNNNNNNNNNNNNNNNNNNNNNNNNNNNNNNNNNNNNNNNNNNNNNNNNNNNNNNNNNNNNNNNNNNNNNNNNNNNNNNNNNNNNNNNNNNNNNNNNNNNNNNNNNNNNNNNNNNNNNNNNNNNNNNNNNNNNNNNNNNNNNNNNNNNNNNNNNNNNNNNNNNNNNNNNNNNNNNNNNNNNNNNNNNNNNNNNNNNNNNNNNNNNNNNNNNNNNNNNNNNNNNNNNNNNNNNNNNNNNNNNNNNNNNNNNNNNNNNNNNNNNNNNNNNNNNNNNNNNNNNNNNNNNNNNNNNNNNNNNNNNNNNNNNNNNNNNNNNNNNNNNNNNNNNNNNNNNNNNNNNNNNNNNNNNNNNNNNNNNNNNNNNNNNNNNNNNNNNNNNNNNNNNNNNNNNNNNNNNNNNNNNNNNNNNNNNNNNNNNNNNNNNNNNNNNNNNNNNNNNNNNNNNNNNNNNNNNNNNNNNNNNNNNNNNNNNNNNNNNNNNNNNNNNNNNNNNNNNNNNNNNNNNNNNNNNNNNNNNNNNNNNNNNNNNNNNNNNNNNNNNNNNNNNNNNNNNNNNNNNNNNNNNNNNNNNNNNNNNNNNNNNNNNNNNNNNNNNNNNNNNNNNNNNNNNNNNNNNNNNNNNNNNNNNNNNNNNNNNNNNNNNNNNNNNNNNNNNNNNNNNNNNNNNNNNNNNNNNNNNNNNNNNNNNNNNNNNNNNNNNNNNNNNNNNNNNNNNNNNNNNNNNNNNNNNNNNNNNNNNNNNNNNNNNNNNNNNNNNNNNNNNNNNNNNNNNNNNNNNNNNNNNNNNNNNNNNNNNNNNNNNNNNNNNNNNNNNNNNNNNNNNNNNNNNNNNNNNNNNNNNNNNNNNNNNNNNNNNNNNNNNNNNNNNNNNNNNNNNNNNNNNNNNNNNNNNNNNNNNNNNNNNNNNNNNNNNNNNNNNNNNNNNNNNNNNNNNNNNNNNNNNNNNNNNNNNNNNNNNNNNNNNNNNNNNNNNNNNNNNNNNNNNNNNNNNNNNNNNNNNNNNNNNNNNNNNNNNNNNNNNNNNNNNNNNNNNNNNNNNNNNNNNNNNNNNNNNNNNNNNNNNNNNNNNNNNNNNNNNNNNNNNNNNNNNNNNNNNNNNNNNNNNNNNNNNNNNNNNNNNNNNNNNNNNNNNNNNNNNNNNNNNNNNNNNNNNNNNNNNNNNNNNNNNNNNNNNNNNNNNNNNNNNNNNNNNNNNNNNNNNNNNNNNNNNNNNNNNNNNNNNNNNNNNNNNNNNNNNNNNNNNNNNNNNNNNNNNNNNNNNNNNNNNNNNNNNNNNNNNNNNNNNNNNNNNNNNNNNNNNNNNNNNNNNNNNNNNNNNNNNNNNNNNNNNNNNNNNNNNNNNNNNNNNNNNNNNNNNNNNNNNNNNNNNNNNNNNNNNNNNNNNNNNNNNNNNNNNNNNNNNNNNNNNNNNNNNNNNNNNNNNNNNNNNNNNNNNNNNNNNNNNNNNNNNNNNNNNNNNNNNNNNNNNNNNNNNNNNNNNNNNNNNNNNNNNNNNNNNNNNNNNNNNNNNNNNNNNNNNNNNNNNNNNNNNNNNNNNNNNNNNNNNNNNNNNNNNNNNNNNNNNN
This window encodes:
- the LOC110268590 gene encoding LOW QUALITY PROTEIN: uncharacterized protein LOC110268590 (The sequence of the model RefSeq protein was modified relative to this genomic sequence to represent the inferred CDS: deleted 2 bases in 1 codon), which produces LIVGPVECASSLWYGAIAVQLKYQCRRFSTISRLAGAGFRTLSELNHTRSLKIERYEVSFLAGQPLGYYGSWALFSLSHHFVMWLAAKMAYPNRVTPFKDYAILGDDVLITDGNVASHYREILSKLGVQIWISDSKSITSHTGCIEFAKRFWVKGMQVDLTPISVRALTGVNSSIGLSGHDGSPEKDPLGGC